In Verrucomicrobiota bacterium, a single genomic region encodes these proteins:
- a CDS encoding ATP-binding protein — protein MADPRPYLIQIREIISGIREKKDTEEIADFVAFKLMSLYGLEHDPLVVNIGELLADIRQKECLEESIPLIIQKACEIVGAIHGSFVEVDHEHKFLRIVSSYGPDWSEEKMKCFLPVGKGLTGIVAATGEAYLCPDVSKDPHYYPLFDYVKSELVIPVLIDGEVWGLINIDGMEVDAFDENTMHLLSVFAEMVAFSIMLQHHVRNQRKLQEQIIQSEKMASLGRAIAGIAHEINNPLTTILGHASLLMLRPPQDTKMVNSIESIYEETIRTAELVKGLLAFARKEAPRQEISGINEIIQATVGLKKYQLRTQDIELGLDLETISYPVNVSIQQLQQVLINLVTNAEQAMPRDGARGKIVISVRRKGQIIEIRVSDNGHGIPEPSRKYIFDPFYTTKEVGQGTGLGLSLATTLIENNGGNLSLEKTSPEGTVFLIELPLMGPLPSLHENNSENPLADLMSPLKSTTHILLVDDEPLVVEPLADYLEIKGFTVSQVKTGFAALDVMQNVTFDLVISDIRMPGMDGLEFYENAVRQFPRLKEKFIFISGDIMRENVLPQIKIHGCLWLEKPFTFNSIMKAIHELLDTASSSSGPVSATG, from the coding sequence ATGGCTGACCCTAGACCCTATTTAATCCAAATCCGTGAGATCATCAGCGGTATCCGTGAAAAAAAGGATACCGAAGAGATCGCTGATTTCGTCGCCTTTAAACTCATGAGCCTGTATGGGTTAGAGCATGACCCACTGGTGGTCAATATCGGGGAGTTACTCGCCGACATCCGCCAGAAAGAGTGTTTGGAAGAAAGTATCCCCCTCATCATCCAAAAGGCGTGCGAAATCGTCGGGGCTATCCACGGCTCTTTTGTCGAGGTGGATCATGAACACAAATTTCTCCGGATCGTCTCAAGCTATGGCCCGGACTGGTCGGAAGAAAAAATGAAGTGTTTTCTCCCGGTTGGCAAGGGACTCACCGGAATCGTAGCCGCCACGGGGGAAGCTTACTTGTGCCCTGATGTGTCAAAAGACCCTCATTACTACCCCCTCTTTGATTATGTGAAAAGTGAACTAGTCATCCCAGTCCTGATCGACGGAGAAGTGTGGGGACTCATCAATATCGATGGGATGGAGGTGGATGCGTTTGACGAGAATACGATGCATCTGCTCTCTGTATTTGCCGAAATGGTCGCTTTTTCCATTATGTTACAACACCATGTCCGTAACCAGCGCAAATTGCAGGAGCAAATCATCCAGTCCGAAAAGATGGCCTCGCTTGGTCGTGCGATTGCCGGGATCGCCCATGAGATCAATAACCCCCTGACAACCATCCTCGGCCATGCCTCACTCCTCATGCTTCGCCCTCCCCAGGACACTAAAATGGTGAATTCCATCGAGTCGATTTACGAGGAAACCATCCGCACGGCTGAGCTCGTCAAGGGCCTGCTCGCCTTTGCCCGCAAGGAAGCCCCGCGTCAGGAGATCTCCGGAATCAATGAAATCATCCAAGCCACCGTCGGATTAAAAAAATATCAGCTCCGGACCCAGGATATCGAGCTCGGGCTAGATCTCGAAACGATCTCTTATCCGGTCAATGTCAGCATCCAACAGCTCCAGCAAGTCCTCATCAATCTCGTGACAAATGCCGAACAAGCCATGCCCCGCGATGGTGCTCGGGGCAAAATCGTCATCAGTGTACGGCGTAAAGGCCAAATCATCGAAATCCGTGTCAGTGATAATGGCCACGGGATACCCGAGCCATCTCGCAAATATATTTTTGATCCTTTCTACACCACAAAAGAGGTCGGACAAGGAACCGGACTCGGCCTCTCCCTAGCTACTACTTTGATCGAAAATAACGGGGGCAATTTGTCCTTGGAAAAAACTTCGCCCGAAGGGACCGTCTTCTTGATCGAACTCCCTTTGATGGGACCCCTGCCCTCCCTTCACGAAAACAATTCTGAGAATCCGCTCGCAGATCTCATGAGCCCCCTGAAATCCACCACCCATATTTTACTCGTCGATGATGAACCCCTCGTCGTGGAGCCTCTTGCTGATTATTTGGAAATCAAGGGATTTACGGTGTCGCAGGTGAAAACAGGATTTGCTGCGCTCGACGTGATGCAGAATGTGACATTTGATCTCGTCATTAGCGATATCCGCATGCCCGGCATGGATGGCCTAGAGTTTTATGAGAATGCGGTCAGACAATTTCCCCGGTTAAAAGAAAAGTTTATCTTCATCAGTGGTGACATCATGCGCGAAAATGTCCTGCCTCAAATCAAAATACATGGATGTTTATGGCTGGAAAAACCATTTACTTTTAACTCCATCATGAAAGCGATCCATGAACTCCTCGACACGGCCAGCTCCTCCTCCGGTCCTGTTTCCGCAACCGGCTAA